The Mariprofundus ferrinatatus DNA window GAAGCATTTATTGAAGCGATCCACCCGGACGACCGGGAGCTTGTCAATGCAAAGTATACTGCTTCAGTGAAAAGCAGGATCCCTTATGATGTGGAGCACCGGCTCCTTTTCAGCGATGGCAGGGTTAAATATGTGCACGAGCACTGCCAGACATTCTATGACGCCGAAGGAAACCCAACCCGATCAACCGGCACAGTGCAGGACATCACCGAACGCAAGGAGCTTGAAGAGAGGCTGCTTCAGTCGCAAAAGATGGAGGCGATCGGCACTCTGGCTGGCGGGATCGCCCATGACTTCAACAACACACTGGCCGCCATTCAGGGCAACCTCTACCTGGCGAAAAAACAGCTGGATGACAAAGAGCTGCTTGCCTCCAAGTTGAACAACATCGTATCACTAAGCGAGCACGCTGCGGAGATCGTCAGACAACTGCTCACATTTGCCCGCAAGGATATTGTGACCCACCAGCCGTTTTCCCTCACCTCGTTATTGAGAACCGAGCTTTCTCTCTTCAGAAGCATCATTCCTGAGAACATCGATTACAGCATTGAACTGTGCGACGAGGAGCTGAACGTACTGGGAGACTCCACCCAGCTGCAGCAGGCACTGGTCAATCTGCTTAATAATGCGCGGGATGCCGTACGCAATACAGAGCAGCCCAAGATCAGCTTCACGCTTGAACCGTTCAGTATCAACACAGGCTTTCAGCAGAAACACCCTGAAATCCAGGGGGACGGAGTTGCCCATCTGATCATAAGAGATAATGGCAGCGGCATACCCGCAGCCACCCTTGAACACATTTTTGAACCGTTTTATACAACCAAGGCAGTCGGTGAAGGTACCGGGCTTGGTCTGGCCATGGTCTATGGCTCAATTCAGACGCATGGTGGCGCGGTTGACGTTGAGAGCAGCGAAGGCAAGGGCACAACATTCCATATATACCTGCCACTATGCCAGAAAGATGGGAAGCAAACCGACAAGCCTGAGACCCCCCCGGTTGCGGGCGAAGGGGAAACCATCCTTCTTGTTGATGATGACGATGATGTGCGCAGTACAACCTGTGAAGTGCTTGAGAGCATGGGTTACAGGGTGTTGATAGCATCAGACGGGCAGCAGGGGCTGGATACCTTTGATGCATACCAACATGAAATCGACCTCATTATCAGTGATGTTGTGATGCCGAAAATGGGCGGCACCGAATTTTCCCGCAGAGCGAAAGAGCGTGTTCACGATATCCCTGTCATTCTCATAACCGGCTATGATGAACGGCAGGTAGCGGATATCCAGGATGACCTCGGCGATATCGAGTTGCTTCAAAAACCAATCTCATACCCCCTGCTTAGCCAGACACTGAGGAGTCTTCTCGGCTCCGGAAAATAATCCAGAGCCGCATTAATACCAGCCGTTCTCCTTGAAGGAGAGCACCTCTTTGCCGGCAATCAGGAAGTGGTCAAGGATTTTGATATCGAGCGTGCTGCACGCCTCGGCCATTCGCCGGGTCAGCTCAATATCCTCGCTGCTTGCATGCGGCGTGCCGCCGGGATGGTTGTGGAACAGAATCAGACCCTTGGCATCCAGCTCCAGCGCCCGCTTGATAAGATTGCGCGGATAGACCGCGGTCCGATCCACGGTTCCCTCGAACATGATCTGGGTGGCACGATGACGGTGCTGCTGATCGGTAAATACGGCGCCGAAACACTCCATGCCGCGCCCCTGCACCACCATCCGCAGGTGTGCCTTTACCTTATCCGGCCTGTCATACACCGACCTTCCAGGCAGATCGGATGCGAGATAACGTAGTTCTGCCTGCCGGATCAGGGCCAGAAACAGTGCCCCCTGCTCGCCGATCCCCCTGACCTGTGCAAGCTCCGGCATGGTTGCATCGAAGACGCCGGCCAGCGTTCCGAAGATTTCGAGAAGTCTTTTGGCGACCGGTTTCACATCGACACGCGGGATGATGTAGGTGAGCAGCAACTCCAGCACCTCGTAATCATGGAAGCCGTCGAGTCCATGCCCGGCAAATCGCTTGCGAAGTCTCTCGCGGTGGCCCTTTACACTCTCGTCCATTGTATCCTATCAAAGACAATAATTACCGACCCGTCAATGCATCCTTTTCTCCATTCGACATTGCCCCCCATGCGTGTCTAAACTAGTGGCATGCGTCATCTTCGCCGACAGCTCATCGACCTGCTCGATCAGGCACGCCAGCAACATCGAATGGATCACGTGCCGATGCGTCTTCTGGCCGCACTTGTGCAGGACTTTTATGCCCTGCTGCCAAGAGGAAAAACCAAACGGGTGGAGATGCACTCGCGCACGCTCACCCACGGTAACCTGCATCGCCATATCTTCACCATCCGCTGCCCCGATCAGGCCTTCTATCTCGACGCCATCAAAGGCTACCTGCTCAAGCGCGATATCCAGCCGATCGGTCAACAGACCATGGTCGCCAAAATGGATTGCGGACCGGATGGCTGCATGCTCGAGCTGCACAAGCCTGACACGCATGCCGAAGAGAACTTCATGTTCATTGCCCTGCACATCTCGGCCACGGTCACGCCGGACATCAAGCCGCTGAAAAAGGATATCATGGCGATCCTCAAGGCGGTCGACCTCTCCGTGAACGATTTCGAGCCTATGCGGAAATTCGTGGCAGGTTCGGTTGCCGCTTTGATGACTGACAACAGCGATGCGGCATCACTGCTCGACTGGATCAATGACAACCACTTCCTCTATTTCGGCATCTTCCATACCGGTCACCATCTGGGGGTGGCCAAAAACAGCCGCGTATTCGAACGCATCGCGCCGGAACTCGCCGAGCAACTCACCACACTGGCGCCCGCAACAGAGATCGGCATTCAATGGCTGAGCCTGAGTGCCAGCAGCCGCTACCTCTACAGTGCGGCCAGCGTGGAAACAGTTCGCATCAGCTGGAGAGGCAAAGAGGGGGGCATTGAAGAGGCCACTGTTGTCGGCCACTTCTCGCGCAGCGCCCGCTACGCCAACGCAAGCTATCTGCCGAAACTGGCTGGCCACTGGCGGGAACTTGCTTCCGACCCGCTGCTGCAGCACTCTGCTTTCTACCGCCGCGAGATCCGAACCCTGTTCGACCGCATGCCCAAACGCATCCTGCTGGCCAGCAAGGCCGGCGATTGGCTGGAACCGCTGAAGGCGATTATTGACCTTGCAGGACCGATGCAGCTGGTTGCCCGACTGATCCCTGTCATCGAAGGCAACATGGATACGCTGATGATCACCATTACCTCCAAGCGTTTCGGCCCGCATGTCATGCAGCACCTGCTCAAATCACTGAACGAGGCCGGCCAGATCACCTACGGCTACGATGACTTTGGTATCGGTCCGCACCGCATTATCCTGATCGGCATCGACCGCGACAGCCCGGCCATCCGGCAGCAGAAGCTCGATGAACTTATCCTCGGCTGCATCACCTTCTGGAAGGATGTCGCCCGCACCGAAGTGATGCGCCATGCCGATATCTTCGATATCCCGGATACACTGAATGAGCTGGAGCAGATTCCCCCGCTTTATCAGGAGCTCTTCCCGCCCGAACAGTTCACACGCGACCTGCAGATGCGCAAGCGCGTACTGCACAACGGGCAGACCCGTGTTTATGTCACCCCGCGCGCCAAGGCGACGGGTGATGAGGTGGAGCTTCATATCTATTCGCTCAGGCAGCCATCGCTGGGAACACTGGTCGACACCATCCGCGCCTTCGGCCTCGATCCTGTTCAGGAGTCGGTGGTTCCGTTCGGCAGGAATCCGGAACATCTGCATGATGATGAGGGCAAATGCGGCTGCATCCATATCAGCTCGCTGGTCTGCAAAGCCCCCCGCCACCTGGACAGGGATGATGCGTTGCGACTCAGGCGAGGACTTGCCCAGGTTCTCAATGGCCGGGCAGACCACGATCCGGTCAATGCCCTGCTGATCTCCGCCCGACTTGAGATCGAAGCGATCGCCATTGTTATCACGCTGCGCAGTCACCTGATCCAGCTGCTCGCCGATGCGGCCAAGCTGCCACTTTCCGACATGATGCTGCGCAATCCCGCCGCAACCGCGCAACTACACGGCCTCTTTGCCGCCCGTCACCATCCCGACAGCGATGAGGGACAGCTTGCAGAAGCACAGAAGAGCTTCAGCGAGGCGATGAGCATCATCGACAACCTCTCGGATGATCGCTGGTTCCGTGCACTGGCCGAGCTGGTGGAGGCGAGCCTGCGCACCAATGCCTTTGTGCGCAAAGAGAGGGAGGCTATCGGCATCAAGATCGAACCGGGCAAGCTGAGCTACAGTCCCGAACCCAGGCCCTACCGTGAAATATTCGTGCACGGCGTGAATGTCGAGGGCGTACACCTGCGCGGCGGCCCGATCGCCCGCGGCGGACTGCGCTTCTCCGATCGCCCTGCCGATTTCAGGACCGAGGTGCTGGAGCTGATGCGCACACAGGTGGTCAAAAACGGGCAGATAGTCCCGACCGGTTCGAAGGGTGGCTTCGTGGTGCGTGGCGGCAGTGGAGCCTCATTTGTACTGGATCAGTACCGCGCCTTTATTGACACCCTGCTGGCGCTGACCGACAACCTTGATGAGGGGCACGTCACACCGCCCGCCGGTATCAGAATCGCCCAACACGATGCGAACGACCCCTATCTCGTCGTTGCCGCCGACAAGGGCACCGCACGCTTCTCCGATGATGCCAACGAACGGGCCATACATGCCGGCTTCTGGCTCGGCGATGCCTTCGCCAGTGGCGGCCGCCACGGTTACGATCACAAAAAGGTCGGCATTACCGC harbors:
- the radC gene encoding RadC family protein, with product MDESVKGHRERLRKRFAGHGLDGFHDYEVLELLLTYIIPRVDVKPVAKRLLEIFGTLAGVFDATMPELAQVRGIGEQGALFLALIRQAELRYLASDLPGRSVYDRPDKVKAHLRMVVQGRGMECFGAVFTDQQHRHRATQIMFEGTVDRTAVYPRNLIKRALELDAKGLILFHNHPGGTPHASSEDIELTRRMAEACSTLDIKILDHFLIAGKEVLSFKENGWY
- a CDS encoding NAD-glutamate dehydrogenase domain-containing protein — translated: MRHLRRQLIDLLDQARQQHRMDHVPMRLLAALVQDFYALLPRGKTKRVEMHSRTLTHGNLHRHIFTIRCPDQAFYLDAIKGYLLKRDIQPIGQQTMVAKMDCGPDGCMLELHKPDTHAEENFMFIALHISATVTPDIKPLKKDIMAILKAVDLSVNDFEPMRKFVAGSVAALMTDNSDAASLLDWINDNHFLYFGIFHTGHHLGVAKNSRVFERIAPELAEQLTTLAPATEIGIQWLSLSASSRYLYSAASVETVRISWRGKEGGIEEATVVGHFSRSARYANASYLPKLAGHWRELASDPLLQHSAFYRREIRTLFDRMPKRILLASKAGDWLEPLKAIIDLAGPMQLVARLIPVIEGNMDTLMITITSKRFGPHVMQHLLKSLNEAGQITYGYDDFGIGPHRIILIGIDRDSPAIRQQKLDELILGCITFWKDVARTEVMRHADIFDIPDTLNELEQIPPLYQELFPPEQFTRDLQMRKRVLHNGQTRVYVTPRAKATGDEVELHIYSLRQPSLGTLVDTIRAFGLDPVQESVVPFGRNPEHLHDDEGKCGCIHISSLVCKAPRHLDRDDALRLRRGLAQVLNGRADHDPVNALLISARLEIEAIAIVITLRSHLIQLLADAAKLPLSDMMLRNPAATAQLHGLFAARHHPDSDEGQLAEAQKSFSEAMSIIDNLSDDRWFRALAELVEASLRTNAFVRKEREAIGIKIEPGKLSYSPEPRPYREIFVHGVNVEGVHLRGGPIARGGLRFSDRPADFRTEVLELMRTQVVKNGQIVPTGSKGGFVVRGGSGASFVLDQYRAFIDTLLALTDNLDEGHVTPPAGIRIAQHDANDPYLVVAADKGTARFSDDANERAIHAGFWLGDAFASGGRHGYDHKKVGITARGAWVCVAHHFAKLGVDAYTDPISCVGIGDMGGDVFGNGMLLNPELRLIAAFNHRHIFLDPEPDPKRSFAERKRLFEGMGGWESYDRKLISEGGGVFERSAKHIPLSPKLRKLLATEESALSGEALIRSILAAPVDLLYNGGIGTYIKASRESHADVRDPVNNAVRIDAAALRCKVVSEGGNLGLTQRARIEYAEAGGIINTDAMDNSAGVDMSDHEVNLKILLSRQSGRNLSFDERNELLKELTDAVTEQCLLDNLLQSRCLTLAERAATAHPLRLRRLRNNLSSQGWLDESVAPRIDEDELLALRPQLSILLGQEKNRIHAKLSEESFHQSCAFNKKLLKRYFPEPLHRRFAINFELHPLASEIIHTVATNHVVNHFGLGAVHHLETMVDHSVSEIVEALLISESLLDIEPLRDAIWQQVSTPELALSLQLELQEYLLHFTEELLRLCPVEHLNQAWVEKHSKGFSHFRDLLAGDEAEASASGLEPEKAVQLAAMPELSHAACALHLSSSLNKTLARCLSANRICLQLLPIRQMEAQLRSRDWGEPDAHKLRREWLHRLVILKERAIRRLLDVHEPEFEATGRGLWHNHHLWETVAPYMNGEDREGKPEKQGEQRRAESRRMQLLLALTRLESIIDNS
- a CDS encoding ATP-binding protein, which produces MRAFTTNRALYFALTAGVLVTGLLLMLAYNKLVADTENRFLEESAQIREQLLLLNLHANELADNISALFHASDYVEPDEFQVIAEEQLQHYPYIHSVSFHPQVSNTDIEVFEKEMQAAGFVTYAVRSRTPASDGSAFPVKFIEPLTPQNATLLGLDMATVDRFGPHISKAIHAGAVTASCFEKLANGDVVFSLFKPLFADKAPSGSGAERENTSGMIAVQVSAKAMLGEVSLPRGFRLSWSIVDIFHPDKPDENSLWAGNAPEQGRHLLFKTLQSESTLDFEAVSSTLVFEKEIYWQDIEYQYPLAALVAGLILTLLLLFAARSFELRDRELKQRSEEIERQVRKQTRNLLESEARLNEAQRIACVGNWELNLATNTLTWSDEIFRIFEIDKERFGASYEAFIEAIHPDDRELVNAKYTASVKSRIPYDVEHRLLFSDGRVKYVHEHCQTFYDAEGNPTRSTGTVQDITERKELEERLLQSQKMEAIGTLAGGIAHDFNNTLAAIQGNLYLAKKQLDDKELLASKLNNIVSLSEHAAEIVRQLLTFARKDIVTHQPFSLTSLLRTELSLFRSIIPENIDYSIELCDEELNVLGDSTQLQQALVNLLNNARDAVRNTEQPKISFTLEPFSINTGFQQKHPEIQGDGVAHLIIRDNGSGIPAATLEHIFEPFYTTKAVGEGTGLGLAMVYGSIQTHGGAVDVESSEGKGTTFHIYLPLCQKDGKQTDKPETPPVAGEGETILLVDDDDDVRSTTCEVLESMGYRVLIASDGQQGLDTFDAYQHEIDLIISDVVMPKMGGTEFSRRAKERVHDIPVILITGYDERQVADIQDDLGDIELLQKPISYPLLSQTLRSLLGSGK